One Burkholderia gladioli genomic window, CGCGCGTCGTCGCCGTCGCCGCGCGCGCGTCACGGTTCCATCGCGCGCGGCGTGTTAACATGCGCCCTCCCGCGTCCGTCGTTTTCCGCATCGCGCGAGCCGCTCAGGCCGCGCGCACCGCGCCCGCCCCAAGGCGCGGCGGCGGCGCCGTCACCCGCATTTCCAGTCCGCCAGTCACCATGTCCGCAGGTCTCAATGCCGCTCAAAGCGAAGCGGTGCGCTATCTCGACGGTCCCTGTCTCGTGCTCGCCGGCGCGGGCAGCGGCAAGACGCGCGTGATCACGCAGAAGATCGCCCACCTGATCGAGAACAAGGGTTTCGAGCCGCGCCATATCGCGGCCGTCACCTTCACCAACAAGGCCGCCGCCGAGATGCGCGAGCGCGTCGGCAAGCTGCTGGAAGGCAAGACGCTGACCACGCCCGGCAAGGAAGGCCGCAAGGTGCCGGTCAACCAGCTGACGGTCTGCACCTTCCACTCGCTGGGCGTGCAGATCCTGCGCCAGGAAGCCGAGCACGTCGGCCTCAAGCCGCAGTTCTCGATCATGGATTCGGACGACTGCTTCGGCATGGTGCAGGAGCAGATGGGCACCACCGACAAGGGGCTGATCCGCAAGATCCAGAACATCATCTCGCTCTGGAAGAACGGGCTGGTGACGCCCGAGCAGGCGCTGGCGATCGCCGCCAACGAGGACGAGCAGCAGGCCGCGCTGGTCTACCGCAACTACGTGGCCACCCTGCACGCCTACCAGGCGGTCGACTTCGACGACCTGATCCGCCTGCCCACCGAGCTGTTCGCGGCGAACGAGCAGGTGCGCGATCGCTGGCAGAACAAGCTGCGCTACCTGCTGATCGACGAGTACCAGGACACCAACGCCTGCCAGTACGAGCTGCTCAAGCTGCTGGCCGGGCCGCGCGCGGCCTTCACGGCGGTCGGCGACGACGACCAGGCGATCTACGGCTGGCGCGGCGCGACGCTGGAGAACCTGGCCCAGCTCGGCAAGGATTTCCCCAAGCTGCATCTGGTCAAGCTCGAGCAGAACTACCGCTCGACGGTGCGGATCCTGACCGCCGCCAACAACGTGATCGCCAACAACCCGAAGCTGTTCGAGAAGAAGCTGTGGTCCGAGCACGGCATGGGCGACACCATCACCGTGACGCCCTGCAACGACGAGGAGCACGAGGCCGAATCGGTGGTGTTCCGGCTCTCGGCGCACAAGTTCGAGCGGCGCACCCAGTTCCGCGACTACGCGATCCTCTACCGCGGCAATTTCCAGGCACGCATCTTCGAGCAGGTGCTGCGCCGCGAGCGGATCCCCTACGTGCTGTCGGGCGGCCAGTCCTTCTTCGACAAGGCCGAGATCAAGGACCTGTGCGCCTACCTGCGCCTGATCGCCAACGCCGACGACGATCCCGCCTTCATCCGCGCCGTCACCACGCCGCGCCGCGGGATCGGCAACACCACGCTGGAGGCGCTCGGCTCCTACGCGGGGCAGGCCAAGGTGTCGCTGTTCGAGGCGGTCTACATGGGCGGCATCGAGGCGCGGCTGTCGGCGCGGCAGATCGAGCCGCTGCGCATGTTCTGCGACTTCATCCAGCGCCTGACCGAGCGCGCCGACAAGGATCCCGCCACCACCGTGCTCGACGACATGATGGAGGCGATCCACTACGAGGCCTACCTGTACGACGCCTTCGACGAGCGCCAGGCGCAGAGCAAGTGGCAGAACGTGCTGGAATTCCTCGAGTGGTTGAAGCGCAAGGGCACCAAGCCGGAAACCGAGGCGGTCGACGGCGAGGCCGAGGGCTTCCACAACGCCGACGGCCTGGCCGATACCGGCAAGAACCTGCTGGGCCTGATCCAGACCGTCGCGCTGATGTCGATGCTGGAGGGCAAGGAGGAGGATCCCGATGCGGTGCGCCTGTCCACCGTGCACGCCTCGAAGGGGCTCGAGTATCCGCACGTGTTCCTGGTCGGTGTGGAGGAAGGCGTGATGCCGCATCGCGGCGGCAGCGAGGACGACACGATCGACGACGAGCGCATCGAGGAGGAGCGGCGCCTGATGTACGTGGCGATCACGCGCGCGCAGCGCAGCCTGCACCTGAACTGGTGCAAGAAGCGCAAGCGGGCGCGCGAGACGATCGTCTGCGAGCCTTCGCGCTTCATCGTCGAGATGGGCCTGGACGAGGCGCCGCCGCCCACTCCCGAGGAGGCGCCGATGACGCCGAAGGACCGGCTGGCGAGCCTCAAGGCGCTGCTGCAGAAGTAGCCGCCGGGCTCGCGGCTCAAAGATCCATGAATGAAGATGGCCCGTGCCGCCTGAAGCGGACACGGGCCATTTTTTTGTGGTCGGCCCGGTGCGCGGCTTACTTTGCCGCGCCCACCATGTAATCGACGGCGGCCTTGACCTGGTCGTCGGGCGCGTTCGAGCCGCCCTTGGGCGGCATCGAACCCTTGCCGTGCAGCGCGTAGTTGTAGACGGTGTCCATCGAATCCTTCAGGCGCGGCGCCCAGTCGGCCTTGTTGCCGAACTTGGGCGCGCCGAGCACGCCGGCCGCGTGGCAGGCCACGCACACCGAGTCGTACAGCGCCTTGCCCGCGCCGGCGCCGCCGGGCGCGACGGCCGGCGCGGCACCGGCCTTGGGCAGGGCGGCGATGGCGGCCATCGCGGCGGCGGCCTGCGCATTGGCGGCAGCCGCCGCGTCGGGCACCGCCGAGGCGCCGGACGCGGCATTCGCGCTCGCGTCCGAGGCGCCGCCGGCGGTCGCCGCGCCGGATGCGCCTGCCGCGGCGCCGGCCGCCGGCTGCACCGGATCCGCGAACTTCGCGCCGCTGTTGTTCGCCATGTAGACGACGGCGCGCGCGATTTCGAAATCGCTGACGTCGTCGGGGCTGGTGCCGCCGCGCGCGGGCATCGCGCCCTTGCCGGTCAGCGCCACGTGCAGCAGCGTGTCGTAGCCCTGCGCGATGCGCGGCGCCCAGTCGCCGGCATTGCCGAACTTGGGTGCGCCGGCCGCGCCGCTGGCGTGGCAGGTCACGCAGACCGCCTTGTAGATTTCCTCGCCGCTCTTGTAGCTGCGCGGCGCGTTGGCATCCTTGACGTCGACCTGCGCGAGCGGCGCGATGCGCGCGGCCACCGCCGCGTCCGACAGGCTGTCGGTGCCGGCGCCGGTGCGGAACACATGGTTGGCGTAGGTGGCGAACAGGATGATGATGACGATCGGGATCGCGAACGACGCGACGATCACGGCGATCAGTTGCCCGGGCGTCTTGATGGGCGCTTCGTGGTGGGGCGCTTCACTCATGCTGGCCTCGTCTCCGTGAGTAGGAATTTTGCTCGGGTTCGGCTGCGGCAGAATGTCTGTAGGCGGAAGCACCGATGATTATAGACGCCTCTTTTTCGAGCGGAAGGGCTCCGCGCGGCGGGCGTTTACCCGCAAGGCGGCGGGGCCGCCGCGGGCGGTGGACGCTGTCATGGAAACAAGGTATGCTCTCGCTCTTGCCGCCGTCCCGCCCGGGTTTTCGAGGGTCGTGACACGGTTTCCCGAAGCGCCCGTAGCTCAATGGATAGAGTACTGCCCTCCGAAGGCAGGGGTTGCTGGTTCGATCCCAGCCGGGCGCGCCAATCGCCGTAAGGCTCTCAGCGGTTTTTTCCCGTTTTCGTCGATATCGTGTGCAGCTGGATTGCAGCCGCGCCGGTTGCCGTTCGCGCGGCCTTGCTGATTCAGTCCCCGTTTTCTTCGTCCCTGGCATCCACGCGATGAACCGGCAGCGGCGTGTCGCGTTACACGTGCCAACTGGCCCAAGTGTGGCGCGGGTTGTGCCAGCGCGAGTCTTGGATGCTGCTCGCGTCAATGCCTTCCGCCACGCGGCGGTCGCGGTCTGGTAGACCGGTTTGCCCCGGCATATGAACACATCAACGACGAATTCTGGCGCTCGCGTCGTTGCGAGCTGACGCCGCAGAGTTGCGATCGCTGCGTCCGATAGCGGCGCTGCGGTTCCGCCTTAGTCGGCCAGTTCTCGGAGCCGAGTTCTGGTTTTGCGTAGACTCGGGGAGCGAGTCGCTGCGCGTTCTGGTTGCCAAGTTTCGCGCACCCAGCGACAAAGTAACGGGTTATATCCCAATCCCTGCGAGGCGACACTTCCTTGCTTTGCCACAAGTTCTTCGCGAACGTCACGCGGCGCGCGCTCCGCGAAGCGTAAGAGCGCCTGCTTTGGATCCGGAAGACTGTCCGGATTACTCGGTAGTTTTGGTGCTCGACGTCCCAGTAGGGCGAGCATTCCTTCATGGTCCGCAAGTAACCATGACTCAATTTCGCGGACGGCGACGCGAAATAAGAGTTTCGCTGGTCGTTGCATTTGCCCGAACCAACTGTCTATCAACGTCGAGGCGCAGTTCGATTGATCGAGATCGGTGATAAGAAGGACCGGTTGTTGTTCTGCGATCTGACAAAAATTTGCGAGTCGGCTTCGGAGGTAGCCATTACCGCCTCGCCTAAGGCATTGGCCGACATCCAAGCCCGCTTCGGCGGCAAGGCAAAGACCAACTTGCTCGCTCAATTCATCTTCCGTTGCAAGTACGATCCAGACCATTACCACAACCCCAACTGCTCTGCCGATTTGGGATGGGTCTTGGGTAATACCACTTCTGCGACTGAAAGTCCGCTCTTCAAAACCAACTCTTCTTTCTCGTTGAGAACGCGAACCTGCGTTCCTTCTTGAGCAGGCTCTAGCAGAAGGACGCCGCGACCGTCGATGCCTTGATTGCTAAGCAAAGCCTCACTGTGTGTACTGATCAAAACCTGCCGGGAGCGCCTCTTCCTGTCACGCTGCACACGCTGTAATAGGCGAGGGATTTCGCGCACGATGGCGTCGTTAAGTGACAGCTCTGGCTCTTCGAGTAGTAACAGCGAGTCGCCTTCTAGCAAAACCCACAAAAGGCCCAGCAAGCGAAGTGTGCCATCCGAAAATTGCTCTTCACGTTGCCAGCCAGCGTTGGGGCGGTAATGTGTGTACATTGCCTCCAAATGCGGGCGACCATTAACTTTATCTGTAGTGAAGCGCAGTTCTTTGAATTGCGGAACTGCCAGCGCAAGAGCCGCTTCGATTTTTTTCAGGCGCGAATCTCGGATCTTGGGCGAAGTTTTGGCTATTCGTTCGAGGAAGCCCTGACCGAACGGATCATCTTCAAGGCGCTGTCCACCAATCTGGTCGCCATATTTCAATAATTGGGGAACTAGATGTAGATATGTTGCTTCACCGAAAAACGTTGCAAGTTCCCGGAAGGGCGCATTGGCTTGGATCTGTTCCAATGCTGTTTGCGTGAGGCGGACCGCATCTTTTTTGTCGTTGTCGTCCGGACGATTCAGTATCCGCTTACCTTTGTGCCACACCTGCTCGATTGAAATCAGCGTCCGATGTGCCCCCTTTCCCTCATGCTTAAAGCCCAATATGTAGCGCCAAACAGGTTCGTCGTCTGCTACCTCGGCAAGATCAACCTCTATGCGCACCTCCGGATCCTTGCGAGCGTGCAAGCAACGCAATTTCTGAATGCCGCCGCGGTCATGTATTGCCTTCTGCAAACCGCCGCCCTGCGGCTTACTGATGTCTCGAAGAAATCGGAAAACATCTAATAAATTCGATTTTCCGGAGGCGTTGGCACCTAGCAGATAGGTGCGTTCGCGAAGTGGGACATCGACTTCGCGAAAATTTCTCCAGTTCTTGAGAGCGAGGTGCGTGACGACCATGTTTAATGCCTCATAGGGCTGTTGCGCCGGCAGGATGGGAGTTCATTTGCAATTCGATGCCGGAATATTGGGTCCGACCAAAGCGGCAAGGATACCGCGAAGTTGCCTGGGCGGCGATCCGCGAGGCAGTGTTGGGTAGGGGGCGGCGCCTAGGTGGACGGGCAAGTGGGCCGCTGCGAGTACAACCAAATTACAGCTTGAATGAGCTGGATTGCCCGTGATCGACCTTGTATGGCCTTTGTTTTGCAGTTGGCGAGTTGAGTAAGGGGTTGATCTAAAAGGATATGCTGCGCGCTGGTAAAGTTTCGACGGATATCGTGTGCAGCTGGATTGCAGCCGCGC contains:
- a CDS encoding AAA family ATPase yields the protein MVVTHLALKNWRNFREVDVPLRERTYLLGANASGKSNLLDVFRFLRDISKPQGGGLQKAIHDRGGIQKLRCLHARKDPEVRIEVDLAEVADDEPVWRYILGFKHEGKGAHRTLISIEQVWHKGKRILNRPDDNDKKDAVRLTQTALEQIQANAPFRELATFFGEATYLHLVPQLLKYGDQIGGQRLEDDPFGQGFLERIAKTSPKIRDSRLKKIEAALALAVPQFKELRFTTDKVNGRPHLEAMYTHYRPNAGWQREEQFSDGTLRLLGLLWVLLEGDSLLLLEEPELSLNDAIVREIPRLLQRVQRDRKRRSRQVLISTHSEALLSNQGIDGRGVLLLEPAQEGTQVRVLNEKEELVLKSGLSVAEVVLPKTHPKSAEQLGLW
- a CDS encoding UvrD-helicase domain-containing protein, whose translation is MSAGLNAAQSEAVRYLDGPCLVLAGAGSGKTRVITQKIAHLIENKGFEPRHIAAVTFTNKAAAEMRERVGKLLEGKTLTTPGKEGRKVPVNQLTVCTFHSLGVQILRQEAEHVGLKPQFSIMDSDDCFGMVQEQMGTTDKGLIRKIQNIISLWKNGLVTPEQALAIAANEDEQQAALVYRNYVATLHAYQAVDFDDLIRLPTELFAANEQVRDRWQNKLRYLLIDEYQDTNACQYELLKLLAGPRAAFTAVGDDDQAIYGWRGATLENLAQLGKDFPKLHLVKLEQNYRSTVRILTAANNVIANNPKLFEKKLWSEHGMGDTITVTPCNDEEHEAESVVFRLSAHKFERRTQFRDYAILYRGNFQARIFEQVLRRERIPYVLSGGQSFFDKAEIKDLCAYLRLIANADDDPAFIRAVTTPRRGIGNTTLEALGSYAGQAKVSLFEAVYMGGIEARLSARQIEPLRMFCDFIQRLTERADKDPATTVLDDMMEAIHYEAYLYDAFDERQAQSKWQNVLEFLEWLKRKGTKPETEAVDGEAEGFHNADGLADTGKNLLGLIQTVALMSMLEGKEEDPDAVRLSTVHASKGLEYPHVFLVGVEEGVMPHRGGSEDDTIDDERIEEERRLMYVAITRAQRSLHLNWCKKRKRARETIVCEPSRFIVEMGLDEAPPPTPEEAPMTPKDRLASLKALLQK
- a CDS encoding c-type cytochrome; translated protein: MSEAPHHEAPIKTPGQLIAVIVASFAIPIVIIILFATYANHVFRTGAGTDSLSDAAVAARIAPLAQVDVKDANAPRSYKSGEEIYKAVCVTCHASGAAGAPKFGNAGDWAPRIAQGYDTLLHVALTGKGAMPARGGTSPDDVSDFEIARAVVYMANNSGAKFADPVQPAAGAAAGASGAATAGGASDASANAASGASAVPDAAAAANAQAAAAMAAIAALPKAGAAPAVAPGGAGAGKALYDSVCVACHAAGVLGAPKFGNKADWAPRLKDSMDTVYNYALHGKGSMPPKGGSNAPDDQVKAAVDYMVGAAK